A region of Natribaculum luteum DNA encodes the following proteins:
- a CDS encoding succinylglutamate desuccinylase/aspartoacylase domain-containing protein, whose amino-acid sequence MRVAQLGTGTPEVAILAGVHGDEPCGVRAVQRLLDERPSVTRPVKLVVANERALRRQERYVHEDLNRAFPGDPDAETHERRLAYELAAELEDCLTFSMHSTQSHADPFAVVETVTDLARDLCSQLPVTSLVETDDFVEGRLFTRIETIEVECGLQGTETAAENADRLARAFLTAVDALPGDTVSRELPVYRLVDRIAKDHADSYEVFVENFQRVDPGDPYAAADGNTRIAEEPFYPVLMSPNGYQDVFGYAAEKVDVISTTHG is encoded by the coding sequence ATGAGAGTGGCACAGCTGGGAACGGGGACGCCCGAGGTCGCGATCCTCGCCGGCGTCCACGGCGACGAACCCTGTGGCGTCCGGGCCGTGCAGCGACTGCTCGACGAACGGCCCTCGGTCACTCGTCCCGTTAAACTCGTCGTCGCGAACGAACGCGCCCTGCGTCGCCAGGAGCGGTACGTCCACGAAGACCTGAACCGTGCGTTTCCAGGCGATCCGGACGCCGAGACGCACGAGCGACGGCTCGCATACGAACTCGCGGCCGAACTCGAGGACTGTCTCACCTTCTCGATGCACTCCACACAGAGTCACGCCGACCCGTTCGCCGTCGTCGAGACCGTCACGGACCTCGCTCGCGACCTCTGTTCGCAGTTGCCGGTCACGTCGCTCGTCGAGACCGACGACTTCGTCGAGGGACGACTGTTCACCCGGATCGAGACGATCGAAGTCGAGTGCGGTCTCCAGGGAACGGAGACCGCCGCCGAGAACGCGGATCGGCTGGCTCGAGCGTTCCTGACCGCCGTCGACGCCTTGCCCGGCGACACCGTCAGCAGAGAACTCCCGGTCTACCGGCTCGTCGATCGCATCGCGAAAGACCACGCCGATTCCTACGAGGTGTTCGTCGAGAACTTCCAGCGCGTCGATCCCGGCGATCCGTACGCGGCCGCCGACGGGAACACACGGATCGCAGAGGAGCCGTTCTACCCCGTCCTCATGTCACCGAACGGCTACCAGGACGTCTTCGGGTACGCCGCAGAGAAAGTCGACGTCATCTCGACGACCCATGGGTGA
- a CDS encoding DUF309 domain-containing protein has protein sequence MDEHTHDPTVDPPDGDPTGWLESDDRWEHGTLRRATVHGVRLYNSGAFHESHDCFEDEWYNYGRGTTESAFLHGMVQVAAGAYKRVDFENDDGMRSLFRTALQYFHGVPRDYYGVDLLEVRTTLTNALEDPATLDGWQIPLDGRRPTARAVDYEYAELLEHGP, from the coding sequence ATGGACGAACACACCCACGATCCGACCGTCGACCCACCCGACGGCGATCCGACGGGGTGGCTCGAGTCGGACGACCGCTGGGAACACGGCACGCTCCGCCGGGCGACGGTCCACGGCGTTCGTCTCTACAACTCGGGTGCGTTCCACGAATCGCACGACTGCTTCGAAGACGAGTGGTACAACTACGGCCGCGGAACGACCGAGAGCGCGTTCCTCCACGGAATGGTCCAGGTCGCCGCCGGCGCGTACAAACGCGTCGACTTCGAGAACGACGACGGGATGCGCTCGCTGTTTCGCACCGCGTTGCAGTACTTCCACGGCGTTCCCCGCGACTACTACGGCGTCGACCTCCTCGAGGTACGGACCACGCTCACGAACGCACTCGAGGATCCCGCTACCCTCGACGGCTGGCAGATCCCTCTCGACGGCAGGCGGCCGACCGCTCGAGCGGTCGACTACGAGTACGCCGAGTTGCTCGAGCACGGTCCGTAG
- a CDS encoding inositol monophosphatase family protein: MSSADRYDRRADLAVRAADAGASVALEAFRTDLAVERKGEKTDVVTQADRNAQRAVIDAICEEFPDEPIVGEEDDERKTVPREGPAWIVDPIDGTNNYVRGIHLFGTAVAAVVDGEPVGAAIVLPALGDTYRSGPDGVFLNDAPLSVSDRTDPETCVVCPTIWWDFDHREQFAAANRAIFERFGDMRRLGCAQASLAMVAAGSLDGVVTNVEPHPWDTVAGAHMIREAGGTVTDLEGERWRHDSRGLVASNGEVHDEVLEAAREIDGNTRN; the protein is encoded by the coding sequence ATGAGTTCTGCTGATCGGTACGACCGCCGGGCCGACCTCGCGGTTCGTGCTGCCGACGCCGGCGCGTCGGTCGCACTCGAGGCGTTTCGAACGGACCTCGCGGTCGAGCGCAAGGGCGAGAAGACGGACGTCGTCACGCAGGCGGACCGAAATGCCCAGCGGGCCGTGATCGACGCCATCTGCGAGGAGTTTCCCGACGAGCCGATCGTCGGCGAGGAAGACGACGAGCGCAAGACGGTCCCGCGGGAGGGGCCGGCCTGGATCGTCGATCCGATCGACGGCACGAACAACTACGTTCGCGGGATCCACCTCTTCGGGACCGCCGTCGCCGCCGTCGTCGACGGCGAACCCGTCGGGGCGGCCATCGTCTTGCCGGCGCTCGGCGACACCTACCGATCCGGCCCGGACGGCGTCTTCCTGAACGACGCGCCGCTCTCGGTCAGCGATCGCACCGACCCCGAGACCTGCGTCGTCTGTCCGACCATCTGGTGGGACTTCGACCACCGCGAGCAGTTCGCCGCGGCGAACCGTGCCATCTTCGAGCGGTTCGGCGACATGCGCCGGCTGGGCTGTGCGCAGGCCTCGCTGGCGATGGTCGCCGCCGGGTCGCTCGATGGCGTCGTCACGAACGTCGAGCCCCACCCCTGGGACACCGTCGCCGGCGCCCACATGATCCGCGAGGCTGGCGGCACCGTCACCGACCTCGAGGGCGAGCGCTGGCGCCACGACAGCCGCGGGCTGGTCGCCTCGAACGGCGAGGTCCACGACGAGGTCCTCGAGGCGGCCCGCGAGATAGACGGCAACACACGCAACTGA
- a CDS encoding DUF63 family protein yields the protein MEEYIDRVGAERLWAAVVGALAAVVVLGALLFPQRVYVEIIWQYFWGPVVADAHSWGCVAWNGGSPVECAPGTTGPTASPGYTFVSYAGYIPTLVLLLVGVIFLVRRLGIERYRAGFYALFPFMLFGGALRVVEDANAAAFRETGQMAIDLPWSGFIISPLIYFTVFFVALAAVFLSVWLDRNDYVSGYEYPLVGIGTTVLLLTVGYLGYVTATEPYATFYPMVAVIVLVGATLVTAITWVAIEEFAPELNRGTRYMGLVVIWAHSVDGVANVVGLDWATSLGLPYNLTPKHPINAAIVDVTGSVLPQSIVDVTGAAWPFLLVKVAAAVFVIWIFDETVFEESPRYAVLLLITVVAVGLGPGTRDMLRATFGV from the coding sequence ATGGAAGAGTACATCGACCGGGTCGGTGCCGAACGGCTCTGGGCCGCGGTCGTCGGAGCGCTCGCGGCAGTCGTCGTTCTGGGGGCGCTTCTGTTTCCGCAACGGGTGTACGTCGAGATCATCTGGCAGTACTTCTGGGGGCCAGTCGTTGCCGACGCCCACAGCTGGGGCTGTGTCGCGTGGAACGGCGGGTCGCCGGTCGAGTGTGCGCCGGGGACGACCGGTCCGACGGCCTCACCGGGGTACACCTTCGTCTCGTACGCCGGCTACATCCCGACGCTCGTTTTGTTGCTAGTCGGCGTCATCTTCCTCGTCCGCCGGCTCGGCATCGAACGCTACCGGGCGGGCTTTTACGCGCTGTTCCCGTTCATGCTGTTCGGCGGCGCACTGCGCGTCGTCGAGGACGCGAACGCGGCGGCGTTTCGCGAGACTGGCCAGATGGCGATCGACCTCCCGTGGTCGGGCTTTATCATCAGCCCTCTGATCTACTTCACCGTCTTCTTCGTCGCCCTGGCCGCAGTCTTCCTCTCGGTGTGGCTCGACAGAAACGACTACGTCAGCGGCTACGAGTACCCGCTGGTCGGGATCGGGACCACCGTTCTCCTGCTCACGGTCGGCTACCTGGGCTACGTCACCGCGACCGAACCGTACGCGACGTTCTACCCGATGGTCGCGGTCATCGTCCTCGTCGGTGCGACGCTGGTGACGGCGATCACGTGGGTCGCGATAGAGGAGTTCGCACCCGAACTGAACCGCGGGACGCGATATATGGGACTCGTCGTCATCTGGGCCCACAGCGTCGACGGCGTCGCGAACGTCGTCGGACTCGACTGGGCGACGAGTCTCGGCCTCCCGTACAACCTCACGCCGAAACACCCGATCAACGCGGCGATCGTCGACGTCACTGGCTCGGTGCTCCCCCAGTCGATCGTCGACGTGACGGGCGCTGCGTGGCCCTTCCTGCTCGTGAAAGTCGCCGCGGCGGTGTTCGTCATCTGGATCTTCGACGAGACCGTCTTCGAGGAGAGCCCACGGTACGCCGTCCTCTTGCTCATCACCGTCGTCGCCGTCGGTCTCGGTCCCGGGACGCGCGACATGCTCCGGGCGACGTTCGGCGTCTGA
- a CDS encoding NOP5/NOP56 family protein: protein MTDTEAEGWFAAADRDDEAELVAAVRDGDASEPRDWPRLAIEAGFVDDEAEYYDALHEVTTAATSAVVTERERADDRQLVHAVRAMDDCRRTANELAERLAEWAGTIDEDAETGVEYARDLAGRTPDPGEERVVSLAASVAALADEAEDLEAFVERETPSIAPNLAALAGPTLAARLISLSGSLEKLAKQPSGTIQVLGAEDALFAHLRGQAPSPKHGIIYTHDAVCGTRPEDRGSAARALAGKLAIAARIDHYSGDYRPELEAELADRIETIQARASDDRGEDGA, encoded by the coding sequence ATGACCGACACCGAGGCCGAGGGATGGTTCGCGGCCGCCGACCGCGACGACGAGGCCGAACTCGTCGCCGCCGTCCGCGACGGCGACGCGAGCGAGCCCCGAGACTGGCCCCGTCTCGCGATCGAGGCAGGCTTCGTCGACGACGAGGCGGAGTACTACGACGCTCTCCACGAGGTGACGACGGCGGCGACGAGCGCGGTCGTGACCGAACGCGAGCGAGCCGACGACCGCCAGCTGGTCCACGCGGTGCGGGCGATGGACGACTGTCGGCGCACCGCCAACGAACTGGCCGAACGCCTCGCCGAGTGGGCGGGGACGATCGACGAGGACGCGGAAACCGGCGTCGAGTACGCCCGCGACCTCGCCGGGCGGACGCCAGACCCGGGCGAGGAACGGGTCGTCTCGCTGGCCGCCAGCGTCGCCGCGCTGGCCGACGAGGCAGAGGACCTCGAGGCGTTCGTCGAGCGAGAGACGCCGTCGATCGCCCCCAACCTCGCCGCGCTCGCGGGACCGACGCTCGCGGCGCGGTTGATCTCCCTCTCCGGCAGTCTCGAGAAACTGGCGAAACAGCCGAGTGGTACGATCCAGGTGCTCGGGGCCGAGGACGCGCTGTTCGCCCACCTCAGGGGCCAGGCACCATCGCCCAAACACGGGATCATCTACACGCACGACGCGGTGTGCGGGACTCGCCCCGAAGACAGGGGTTCTGCCGCGCGTGCGCTCGCCGGCAAACTCGCGATCGCCGCCCGGATCGACCACTACTCGGGCGACTACCGGCCCGAACTCGAGGCCGAACTCGCCGACCGGATCGAGACGATCCAGGCGCGGGCGAGCGACGACAGAGGTGAGGACGGTGCGTGA
- a CDS encoding fibrillarin-like rRNA/tRNA 2'-O-methyltransferase, with the protein MRDLPAGVERREIDGQERLATQGEPVYGEPTDGEWRAWDPTRSKLGAMFDLEMDVGLEGGETVLYLGAASGTTVSHVADFAGPTYAVEFAARPARDLLSVAEPRSRLFPLLKDARKPATYAHVVESDVDAIVQDVATRGQARVALENRQFLADDGRLLLAVKARSEDVTRDPGDVFDDVRAELEDGYEILETRRLDEYHVDHLGIVARPR; encoded by the coding sequence GTGCGTGATCTCCCGGCGGGCGTCGAGCGTCGCGAGATCGACGGCCAGGAACGACTCGCGACCCAGGGAGAACCGGTCTACGGCGAACCGACCGACGGGGAATGGCGGGCGTGGGACCCGACCCGCTCGAAACTCGGCGCGATGTTCGACCTCGAGATGGACGTCGGCCTCGAGGGCGGCGAGACGGTTCTCTACCTCGGCGCGGCCAGCGGGACGACGGTGAGCCACGTTGCGGACTTCGCGGGGCCGACCTACGCCGTCGAGTTCGCCGCCCGTCCCGCGCGAGACCTGCTCTCGGTCGCCGAACCGCGGTCGCGGCTGTTCCCGCTGTTGAAAGACGCCCGCAAGCCCGCGACGTACGCCCACGTCGTCGAGTCCGACGTCGACGCGATCGTCCAGGACGTCGCGACTCGCGGGCAGGCACGCGTCGCACTCGAGAACCGGCAGTTCCTCGCCGACGACGGGCGGCTCCTCCTCGCGGTGAAAGCCCGGAGCGAGGACGTCACCCGCGATCCCGGGGACGTCTTCGACGACGTCCGTGCGGAACTCGAGGACGGCTACGAGATCCTCGAGACGCGACGACTCGACGAGTACCACGTCGACCACCTCGGGATCGTCGCGCGGCCGCGGTGA
- a CDS encoding universal stress protein, translating into MAIETILLAVGPMDTVRADELAETALELAEPLDATVVIGHAFTTAEYEEFRERLGFDERVEDVDPDEVAEKRPPVGELQSTFEDAGVDTEIRGIRSEVDEGVVDLAKDVDADRMIIAGQRGSPAQRAVLSSVSKEIILSAPCSVTYFRDLDVME; encoded by the coding sequence ATGGCAATCGAGACGATCCTGCTCGCCGTCGGGCCGATGGACACGGTGCGTGCGGACGAACTCGCGGAGACGGCTCTCGAACTCGCCGAGCCGCTCGACGCGACGGTCGTGATCGGACACGCGTTCACCACAGCGGAGTACGAGGAGTTCCGCGAGCGCCTCGGGTTCGACGAGCGCGTCGAGGACGTCGACCCCGACGAGGTCGCCGAAAAGCGCCCGCCGGTCGGGGAGTTGCAGTCGACCTTCGAAGACGCTGGCGTCGACACCGAGATTCGGGGCATCCGCTCCGAGGTCGACGAGGGGGTCGTCGACCTCGCGAAAGACGTCGACGCGGATCGGATGATCATCGCCGGCCAGCGCGGGTCGCCGGCACAGCGGGCCGTCCTCAGTTCGGTCTCCAAGGAGATCATCCTCTCTGCGCCCTGTTCTGTCACCTACTTCCGCGACCTGGACGTCATGGAGTAA
- a CDS encoding glutamate--cysteine ligase, translating into MERGSPESFTRMGTLGIEEECFVVDERGRPTSGTDELVYEHDPPELLEERLDHELFKFVIETQTPLIEDPGGAREALLDVREALVEHAREHGFEIAAAGLHPLAKWRELEHAEKPRYRSQLERIQYPQHRNTTAGVHVHVGVDDADKAVWIANELRWYVPVMLALSANSPYWNGFDTGLESARAKIFEALPNTGMPTCFEDFEAFDTFERRMLETESINDRGELWYDVRPHTGHGTVEIRTPDGQADPDVVLAFVEYSHALVEALAEEYEDGAPGHQHRRELLDENKWRAIRHGHDASFIARDLEGTVDLGELVDRECERLGIDGIKRVYERESGASRQRRLRETEGVDALCESLLLQTE; encoded by the coding sequence ATGGAACGGGGGTCGCCGGAATCGTTCACCCGAATGGGCACGCTGGGCATCGAAGAGGAGTGTTTCGTCGTCGACGAGCGCGGGCGGCCCACGAGTGGCACCGACGAACTCGTCTACGAACACGACCCGCCCGAGCTCCTCGAGGAGCGACTCGACCACGAACTGTTCAAGTTCGTGATCGAGACCCAGACGCCACTGATCGAGGACCCAGGCGGCGCGCGAGAAGCCCTGCTCGACGTGCGGGAGGCGCTGGTCGAACACGCCCGCGAACACGGCTTCGAGATCGCCGCCGCCGGCCTCCACCCCCTGGCGAAGTGGCGGGAACTCGAGCACGCGGAAAAACCCCGCTACCGGTCGCAACTCGAGCGCATCCAGTACCCCCAGCACCGCAACACCACGGCGGGGGTCCACGTACACGTCGGCGTCGACGACGCGGACAAGGCGGTCTGGATCGCCAACGAACTGCGCTGGTACGTTCCGGTCATGCTCGCGTTATCAGCGAACTCGCCGTACTGGAACGGCTTCGACACCGGCCTCGAGTCCGCGCGGGCAAAGATCTTCGAGGCACTGCCGAACACGGGCATGCCCACGTGCTTCGAGGACTTCGAGGCGTTCGACACGTTCGAGCGACGGATGCTCGAGACGGAGTCGATCAACGATCGCGGCGAACTCTGGTACGACGTCCGCCCGCACACGGGTCACGGCACCGTCGAGATCCGAACCCCGGACGGACAGGCCGACCCGGACGTCGTGCTGGCGTTCGTCGAGTACTCCCACGCGCTCGTCGAGGCGCTCGCCGAGGAGTACGAGGACGGCGCGCCCGGTCACCAGCATCGCCGCGAACTGCTCGACGAGAACAAGTGGCGCGCCATCCGGCACGGCCACGACGCCTCGTTCATCGCCCGCGACCTCGAGGGGACGGTCGATCTCGGCGAACTCGTCGACCGGGAGTGTGAACGCCTCGGGATCGACGGCATCAAGCGGGTATACGAGCGCGAGAGCGGCGCGAGCAGACAGCGCCGGCTCCGCGAGACCGAGGGCGTCGACGCCCTCTGTGAGTCGCTGCTTCTCCAGACCGAGTGA
- a CDS encoding helix-turn-helix domain-containing protein, with translation MDSDDIDERRVDDPEPLSDDEDGVEPADGMRGTAVEEVDQRIVDLLSWILDTETRAKIYVHLLANPGSTSEEIAKGTGLYPSTVREALAELHDEEKVRREKRASEGAGNNPYEYTAIQPSELVGGVVDQVQRELNTIFTLDRVLERETVDEEFDDDVEPVTITVDDAESTGQSDEDDEPESGVDEE, from the coding sequence ATGGATTCAGACGACATCGACGAGCGCCGGGTAGACGATCCCGAGCCGCTCTCGGACGACGAAGACGGGGTCGAGCCCGCAGACGGGATGAGGGGCACCGCAGTCGAGGAGGTCGACCAGCGAATCGTCGACCTGCTCTCGTGGATCCTCGATACGGAGACGCGAGCGAAGATCTACGTCCACCTCCTCGCAAATCCCGGGAGCACGTCCGAAGAGATCGCGAAAGGAACGGGACTGTACCCGAGTACGGTCCGCGAAGCGCTCGCGGAACTGCACGACGAGGAGAAAGTGCGCCGCGAGAAGCGGGCGAGCGAGGGGGCCGGTAACAACCCCTACGAGTACACGGCGATCCAGCCGAGCGAACTCGTCGGCGGCGTCGTCGACCAGGTCCAGCGGGAACTCAACACGATCTTCACTCTCGATCGCGTCCTCGAGCGCGAGACAGTCGACGAGGAGTTCGACGACGACGTCGAACCCGTGACGATCACGGTCGACGACGCCGAGTCGACCGGCCAGAGTGACGAAGACGACGAACCCGAGTCCGGCGTCGACGAGGAGTAA
- a CDS encoding M24 family metallopeptidase: MDKLERLEAYLEREDLASVWFARPNAFAWLTGGSNVVDREGDVGVAAVGYDGTNCRVLTNTIEADRIGAEELPALEDVTVETYPWYESSLAEALAAAVDGPAAADFDVPGFERVDTTTLRQPLTDADIDRYRRLGLETAAAVESVCRELQPGDSEHEVAAALRVALSAREIEAPVILVGGSERATQYRHYTPTKAELGDYALVSVTAERGGLHASCTRTVAFDPPSWLEQRHAAAARVETTALAATRRTATEGGTAGDVFAAIQDAYDDLGHGGEWERHHQGGAAGYAGREWIATPGHEATVELPMAYAWNPTVSGAKSEDTVLVTDDGFEVLTSTDEWPTRTASAVDADLDLELERPAVLELGAE, translated from the coding sequence ATGGACAAACTCGAGCGACTCGAGGCGTACCTCGAGCGCGAGGACCTGGCGTCGGTCTGGTTCGCACGGCCGAACGCGTTCGCGTGGCTGACCGGTGGGTCGAACGTCGTCGACCGCGAGGGCGACGTCGGCGTCGCCGCCGTCGGCTACGACGGCACCAACTGTCGCGTGCTGACGAACACGATCGAGGCCGACCGCATCGGTGCCGAGGAACTGCCCGCCCTCGAGGACGTGACCGTCGAGACGTACCCGTGGTACGAATCGTCGCTTGCGGAGGCGCTCGCCGCCGCCGTCGACGGTCCCGCCGCTGCCGACTTCGACGTGCCGGGGTTCGAACGGGTGGATACGACGACGCTCCGACAGCCGTTGACCGACGCCGACATCGACCGCTACCGGCGACTCGGCCTCGAGACCGCCGCTGCCGTCGAATCGGTCTGTCGCGAGTTACAGCCGGGAGACTCGGAACACGAGGTCGCCGCCGCACTGCGCGTGGCGCTGTCCGCACGAGAGATCGAAGCACCCGTGATCCTCGTCGGCGGCTCCGAACGCGCGACGCAGTACCGCCACTACACGCCGACGAAAGCCGAACTCGGTGACTACGCGCTCGTCTCGGTGACGGCCGAACGCGGCGGCCTCCACGCCAGTTGTACACGGACGGTCGCGTTCGATCCGCCGTCGTGGCTCGAGCAGCGCCACGCGGCCGCGGCACGCGTCGAGACGACGGCACTCGCGGCGACCCGGCGGACAGCGACCGAGGGCGGGACGGCCGGCGACGTCTTCGCCGCGATCCAGGACGCCTACGACGACCTCGGCCACGGCGGCGAGTGGGAGCGACACCACCAGGGCGGGGCCGCAGGCTACGCTGGGCGGGAGTGGATCGCGACGCCCGGCCACGAGGCGACCGTGGAGCTCCCGATGGCCTACGCCTGGAATCCGACCGTCTCGGGCGCGAAAAGTGAGGACACTGTCCTCGTCACCGACGACGGGTTCGAGGTCCTGACGAGCACCGACGAGTGGCCCACCCGGACGGCCTCTGCCGTCGACGCCGACCTCGACCTCGAGCTCGAGCGGCCGGCGGTGCTCGAACTCGGAGCAGAGTGA
- a CDS encoding COX15/CtaA family protein, which yields MSYDSHTPDSSARPSIDRFGFPHLLATTVVMVAATILLGVAAKATGSGLACNANWPLCDGGLLNLFPATFPSFFEWIHRVVAGTAGFFIVGTAVAAWRGGAASAWIKYALTLGLLLTPVQVLLGRETVLSYELTILSLHFWTAMTIFVLFVASAVAVWSSRLTATHVTAALGLGAATVPVHVVLSPLFIGTYTPVIQTAQYAATLVLLSAVAVAAIVGPRRFDGRRVTGLLTVTPVIAFLVLLFGRRAVMAFQAELDLVYVLTAVVLFGTMLVGAYLTRKAPGQSPDVVAS from the coding sequence GTGTCGTACGACAGTCATACGCCCGATTCGTCCGCTCGTCCGTCGATCGACCGGTTCGGGTTTCCACATTTGCTCGCCACGACGGTCGTCATGGTGGCGGCGACGATCCTGCTCGGCGTCGCCGCGAAGGCGACCGGGTCGGGACTCGCCTGTAACGCGAACTGGCCACTGTGTGACGGCGGGTTGCTCAACCTGTTTCCCGCGACGTTCCCGAGTTTCTTCGAGTGGATCCACCGCGTCGTCGCGGGGACCGCCGGCTTCTTCATCGTCGGAACGGCGGTCGCCGCGTGGCGCGGCGGTGCTGCGAGCGCCTGGATCAAGTACGCGCTGACGCTCGGACTGCTCTTGACGCCCGTACAGGTACTGCTCGGTCGCGAGACCGTCCTCAGCTACGAGTTGACGATCCTCTCGCTGCACTTCTGGACCGCGATGACCATCTTCGTGCTGTTCGTCGCCTCGGCGGTGGCCGTCTGGTCGTCCCGACTCACGGCGACGCACGTCACGGCCGCCCTCGGACTCGGTGCGGCGACGGTTCCGGTACACGTCGTGTTGAGTCCACTGTTCATCGGGACCTACACGCCGGTCATCCAGACGGCACAGTACGCCGCTACGCTCGTGCTCCTGTCGGCCGTCGCCGTCGCAGCGATCGTCGGCCCCCGACGGTTCGACGGACGACGCGTAACCGGGCTGCTGACCGTTACGCCGGTGATCGCCTTCCTCGTGCTCCTGTTCGGTCGCCGCGCCGTCATGGCATTCCAGGCCGAACTCGACCTCGTCTACGTTCTCACCGCCGTCGTGCTCTTCGGGACGATGCTCGTCGGCGCGTACCTCACTCGAAAAGCGCCGGGACAATCCCCGGACGTGGTAGCGTCGTAA
- a CDS encoding metal-dependent hydrolase, which translates to MYRAGHVGAALLAYTPLGVVAALAGYGTVAIVGAFVAVSLSTVPDSDHQLPMIDHRGPTHTLLFALLVGAGLAGVTAVFVSTSSPVADVGTVAFAFVVGTLAIVSHLLADAITPMGIRPFWPVSDRHYTLQLTRAANPIANYLLLALGVVTSLAGVGIVTVVG; encoded by the coding sequence ATGTATCGAGCCGGTCACGTCGGCGCGGCACTGCTCGCGTACACGCCACTCGGCGTGGTCGCGGCGCTCGCCGGCTACGGAACCGTCGCGATCGTCGGCGCCTTCGTCGCCGTGTCGCTCTCGACGGTTCCCGACTCCGACCACCAGTTGCCGATGATCGACCACCGGGGACCGACGCACACGCTACTGTTCGCCCTGCTCGTCGGGGCCGGTCTCGCCGGCGTAACGGCCGTATTCGTCAGCACCTCGTCACCGGTCGCCGACGTGGGGACCGTGGCGTTCGCGTTCGTCGTCGGCACGCTGGCGATCGTCTCACACCTCCTCGCGGATGCGATCACGCCGATGGGCATCCGGCCGTTCTGGCCGGTGTCCGACCGACACTACACGCTGCAGTTGACCCGGGCGGCGAACCCGATCGCGAACTACCTGTTGCTCGCACTCGGCGTCGTCACGAGTCTGGCCGGCGTGGGAATCGTCACTGTCGTCGGCTGA
- a CDS encoding peroxidase-related enzyme (This protein belongs to a clade of uncharacterized proteins related to peroxidases such as the alkylhydroperoxidase AhpD.), which yields MGNTDPMTRFPVPDVDDLPDDVRERIEEETERAGFTPNVFLAYAYRPSHFRAFFQYYDALVEDTDLTREEVEMIVVAVSGANDCYYCNVAHGALLRLYGDDPHLADQLVSNYRNADISDRHRAMLDLAVTLTEAQATVEEDDLERLEAHGFSREEIWDVGAVAAFFNLSNRMAHLADMRPNDEFHTLGR from the coding sequence ATGGGTAACACAGACCCGATGACCCGATTCCCCGTCCCGGACGTCGACGACCTCCCCGACGACGTGCGAGAACGCATCGAAGAGGAGACCGAACGCGCCGGGTTCACGCCGAACGTGTTCCTGGCCTACGCGTATCGGCCCTCACACTTCCGGGCGTTCTTCCAGTACTACGACGCGCTCGTCGAAGACACCGACCTCACGAGAGAGGAAGTCGAGATGATCGTCGTCGCCGTCTCCGGCGCGAACGACTGTTACTACTGCAACGTCGCCCACGGCGCGTTGCTGCGACTCTACGGCGACGATCCGCACCTCGCCGACCAGCTCGTCTCGAACTACCGGAACGCCGACATCAGCGACCGACACCGGGCGATGCTCGACCTCGCCGTGACGCTCACGGAAGCCCAGGCGACCGTCGAGGAAGACGACCTCGAGCGCCTCGAGGCCCACGGCTTCAGCCGCGAGGAGATCTGGGACGTCGGCGCGGTCGCGGCGTTTTTCAACCTCTCGAATCGCATGGCACACCTCGCGGACATGCGACCGAACGATGAGTTCCACACGCTCGGCCGCTGA